In Thiothrix unzii, the sequence CGCCATTACCGGGTTTCTCGCCGCCCAACAATGCTACATTACTGAAATGGCGCAATACGACGATGAAATGACCCAGAAGTTTTTCTGTCGCATTATGTTCCGCCCTGCGAATACATCCAGCGATGCGATTGACAATATCCGCCAACAATTCGCGGTGGTTGCCCAACAATTTACCCTGAGTTGGTTAATCACCAATGCCGCACGCCCTACCCGCGTCATGCTGATGGTATCCAAAGCCGATCATTGCCTCGTGGATTTGCTGTACCGCAAACACAAAGGCGATTTAAATATGCAGGTAGTGTGTGTCGTATCCAACCACACCGAATTGCGCTCCGTGGTGGAACGCGAAGGCATCCGCTTTATTTGCCTGCCCGTCGACAAAACCAATAAAGCTGATCAAGAAGCGCGAATGCTGGAAATCGTTGCAGAAATGCAGGCCGAACTGGTGGTATTAGCGCGTTACATGCAAATCCTCTCGAATGACACCTGCCGTAAACTCGAAGGCATGTGCATCAATATTCATCACTCGTTCTTACCCGGTTTCAAAGGCGCACGCCCGTATCACCAAGCTTACGACCGTGGGGTAAAACTGATTGGCGCAACCGCGCATTACGTCACCTCCGATTTAGACGAAGGCCCAATCATTGAGCAATCCGTTGAGCGCGTCGACCACACCTATTTACCTGATGACCTCGCCGCGTTAGGGCGCGATTTGGAAAACAGTGCGCTGGCAAAAGCGGTGCGTTTGCACATTGAGCGGCGCGTATTTGTGGATGGCAATAAAACCGTGGTGTTCAAATAAAAAAAGGGGCAAAAGCCCCTTTTTTACATCGAAACGTCGTGCGTTACATCAGTGCGGCATTGATCCACAAATGCGCCCAAATGCTCACGATGTAACCCAATGCGACTGCCCAAGTCCATTTCAGGTGTGAGCCAAAGGTGTAAACGCCGCGTGCCTGTCCCATCAAAGCCACGCCTGCTGCTGAACCAATCGACAACAACGAACCACCGACACCCGCCGTTAAGGTCACTAACAACCACTGCCCGTGCGACATATCCGGGTGCATGGTAATCACCGCAAACATCACCGGAATATTATCCACCACTGCCGACAACAACCCGATCATCACATTCGCCCAAGTCACGCCCATGTCGGTGTAAAGCAATTCAGACACCATCGCCAGATAGCCGAATGCACCCAAACCACCGACGCACAGAATTACGCCGTAGAAGAACATTAGCGTATCCCATTCCGCGCGTTGCACTTGATTGAAAATATCAAACCTCCCCACACCTTCCTCGGTATCATTACCGGGATTATGATCAGAAACCTTCAAATACCAACCGTACAGTTGTAATACGCCCAAGCCTGTCATCATTCCCAACACCGGTGGTAAATGTAATGAATTGTGGAAAACGACCGCTGTAGCAATGGTTGCAATAAACAAGCCCAAAATAATAAAACCACCTTGCTTTACTTCCTCATGATCGCTCACCGCTGCCGGTTTACCTTTTTCAATGAAGAAAGACATGATCAAGGCGGGAATAAACCAGTTTAACAATGACGGAATGAACAGCGCGAAAAACTCACCAAATTTCACCAAACCCGCCTGCCACACCATCAAGGTAGTAATGTCACCAAACGGACTCCACGCGCCACCCGCATTTGCCGCCACCACCAAATTGATGCAACCCATTGCCACGAACGCTGGTTTATCCGCAGCAACTGCCATCAACACCGCCGCCATAAGCAATGCCGTGGTGAGGTTATCGGCAACAGGGGAAATAAAGAATGCCATAACCCCGGTAATCCAGAAAATCCAGTACAGGGAAAAACCTTTTGACACCAACCATGAACGTAACGCTGCAAACAGATTGCGTTCTTCTAAAGTATTGATGAACGTCATTGCTGCTAACAAAAATAAAAATAACTCACCGTATTCCAATAAGTTATGATCAAGAATCGCGGTCATCTGTTCCTGCATACCCAATTGACCGTAAGCCAAGGCCACCAGCACCCAGATAATCCCTGCGGCTACAATCACTGGCTTAGACTTACGCATATGCAAACGTTCTTCGCCAATGACCACGGCATACGCGAACACAAACAGAATCAGCGCGGTAATGCCGAAACCCGTTCCCGTAAGATTTATCGCTTCACCGCCGCTGCCGCCACCACTCGCAACTGCCAGCAATGGCGAACACCAACCAACCAAGAGGAGCAGGCCGAGCAGCCATCCCCGGAACGGATTCTTCATCATAATCAAAGCCTTTTGGTGAAATAAAACGCCATCATGTTAACACTGCTTGCTGCGTTGCACTACCCGTAAAACCCCATCAACCCTTAATGTGCTACCCTCCAATACTCCACCCAAAAAACGAGGACACACCTTGATGAGCACCACCAAATTAACCCTAACCGCCCAAGTCGTCATTGCCATGCTGCTCGGCATTACCGTCGGGCTGTTAATCAACGTTAGCGGGCTGAATGCCGCTGGCAGTTTTGTGAATGAATACATCGTCAACGGTTTATTCAAAGCCGTCGGCACGTTATTCGTTAACGCACTGAAAATGTTAGTCGTACCGCTGGTATTGTTCTCGTTGATTTGCGGGGTTTGCGGCATTGGCAACCTCAATACCTTGGGGCGCGTCGGGGCAAAATCTTTCGTACTGTATCTATTGACCACCGCCATCGCGGTTGCTACCGCTGTTATTTTTGGCGTAACCGCTGGTATCGGGCAAGGAATGCAAGCCAGCACCGCCAGCACTTTCACGGGTAAAGAAGCCCCGCCCCTGCTAGATGTATTCACCAATATCATTCCCACCAACCCGATTGCGGCGATGGCAAACGGCGAAATGTTGCAGGTGATTTTTTTCGCGATTCTCGCCGGAGTCAGCATTTTGATGGTCGGCAAAAAAGCCAAACCGCTGGTCGAAGGCGCGGAACTCGCCAACGAAGTCATGATGAAAATGGTCAATATTGTGATGGCAGCCGCCCCCTACGCGGTATTCGCGCTGATTGCCAAAGCGATGGCGGAACTGGGTTTTGAATTACTCAGCGTCTTGGTCGGTTACGTGCTGGTGTTGATCGCCGCACTAGTGTTCCACTTATTCGGCACGATGATGCTGCTGTTGAAATTACTGTCAGGACTGAACCCGCTGCGCTTTATCAGCAAGATGCGCAATGTGCAGGTCTTCGCCTTTAGCACTGCCAGTTCTAACGCCACAATTCCTGTCACCTTGCGTACTGTCACCGAACGCTTGGGAGTCAACAATTCCGTCGCCTCCTTCACCGTGCCGCTTGGCGCAACCATCAATATGGATGGCACGGCAATCATGCAAGGTGTGGCAACCGTGTTTATCGCGCACGTCTACGGTGTTGACTTAAGCACCAGCGATTACCTCGTGGTGATTGCAATGGCGGTATTGGCTTCGATTGGTACAGCGGGTGTGCCGGGCGTAGGGCTGATTATGCTGTCAATGGTGTTTGTGCAAGTCGGCTTGCCGGTGGAAGGTATCGGCTTGATTCTGGGCGTTGACCGCTTGCTGGATATGATGCGCACTGCGGTGAATGTGTCAGGTGACGCAGTAGTGTCGGTAATTGTAGCGAAAAGCGAAGGAAAATTAGACACTAGCGTTTACAATGACCCGACCGCAGGCGTTACTACGGGTGACATCGTGCTGGACGAAACCGCCGAGCGCGAATTAGCGGCAACGGTGGCAAGTACACACTCTCGCAAGGGTTAGTTAGCACTACAGCGCATCATATTATAAGGGGCAATGATGAACACAACGCAAAATAACCGGATGAAAAAAGCGCACAGGTTGGGCGGAATCAAAGCCGGTCAGCATCACTGGTGGCTACAACGGGTCACGGCTATTGCCTTGATCCCCTTAACACTGTGGGTAGTCTTCTCATTGGCCTCGCTGATTGGGCAAGATTACCTCACGGTAAAAATCTGGTTTACCCTGCCACACCATACCGTATTGTCGGTACTGTTTATCGTGACTGCTGCCTATCATGCCAGCCTTGGTTTGCAGGTCATTGTCGAGGATTACATCCACCACCTTGGTATCAAGCAAGCAATATTGATCACGCTCCGATTCTTGCTGATTCTGTTAGGCACATTGTGCACCATTGTATTATTGCGGTTGGCATTCGTGTCTTGATAAGAACTCACCAAGGGATGTGGTACGAACCTATACTGCACACCCTACATCACGCTCCCCAATGTGGTAACATCAACCACAATCAATTAATGCACTATTTTCGTGCATTATTGTTCTGCCCCGTTCCTTCGGCACGCACTGAGCTTACTCCCTCATAAGTGCGTGTCTTTCGCCGGATACTGGCTCACGACCTGTATCCGTTTGCTTTCAAATGCCCATTCATTAACGGGTATTACGCAGAGGAGAGTTGTTATGACACAACCTATTAAAATGACCGCCAATCAATTATTGGCTTCTGACCATCAAAAACCGTTCAAGGTGTATGCTGCACGGCATCTGGAACGTATTCCGCAAGTACAGGCATTACCCGCTAACATGCGTTTCGAGATGCAGGTAATTGCTAACGTGTTGCCGTTTCGCGTCAACGATTACGTACTGGAAAACCTGATCGACTGGGGAAACATTCCCGACGACCCGATGTTCCGGCTACTGTTCCCGCAACGGGAAATGCTGGCAGAGGACGATTTCAGCCTGATTGCCGATTTAATCAAACGCCAAGCCCCCGCCGAACAATTGGCGCAAGCAGTCGAAACAGTACGCACCAAACTCAACCCCCACCCTGCCGGACAAATGGAGCTGAATGTTCCGATTTTCCATCGCGAACGTGTACAGGGCTTGCAGCATAAATACCGCGAAACCGTGCTATTTTTCCCCAGCCAAGGGCAAGTCTGCCATTCGTATTGCACCTTCTGTTTCCGTTGGCCGCAATTTGTGGGCGACAAGGATTTACGCTTTGCCAGCAAGGAATCCGATGAACTGTTGCGTTACCTCAAACACCACACCCAAGTGTCCGACATCCTGTTCACGGGTGGCGACCCGATGGTGATGAAAACCGCCAATTTTGAGCCGTATTTGCGCGGCTTACTCAAACCGGGGTTGGAACATGTGCAAACCGTGCGTATTGGCACCAAGTCATTAAGTTTCTGGCCTCAACGTTTTGTCACCGACCCCGACGCGGATGATTTATTGCGCTTACTGGAATCCTTGGTCAAAGCGGGCAAACATGTGGCGATCATGGCGCATTACAACCACTGGCGCGAACTGGATACGCCAATGGCGCACGAAGCCATCCGCCGCTTGCGCAGTACCGGGGCAATCATCCGCAGCCAAGGGCCGTTACTCAACCATATCAATGCTGACGCTGAGGTTTGGGCGAAAATGTGGCGCGAACAAGTACGCTTGGGCATTGTGCCGTACTACATGTTTGTGGAACGTGATACTGGCGCACAGCATTACTTTGAAGTGCCGCTTGCCAAAGCTTGGGAAATTTACCGCACCGCTATGCGGCGTGTCTCTGGTTTAGCGCGTACTGCGCGTGGCCCTTCCATGAGTGCCAGCCCCGGCAAAATAGAGATTCAGGGCGTAACCAAAATTGATGGTGAAAAGGTATTTGTGCTGCGTTTCATTCAGGGGCGCAATCCTAATTGGGTGCAAAAGCCATTTTTTGCCAAATACGATGAACAGGCAACCTGGTTGAATCACCTTAAACCGGCGTTTGGTGCAAAGCAGTTTTTCTACGAGGCAGAATACGCCGACATGATTGCGCACCGTCAGGAAATTCTCAACGAGCTGGAAGGGGAGTGTTAATTTCATAACCAGCGGGATGTGCGCAAAACATCCTCAAAAGATGCTGCACATCCTGCGAGTTTTTTACACTTTCGTGCCCAAAAAATTTGCGCTTTGCCAGTTTAACTGCTTTACTCAAGGTCAGCCCTTTATTTGAAAGGGCGCAGTGATTGCCATTGGAAGGATAAATCTCATGAAAAACAACCGTTACCCTGTGGTATTTCCGCATATTTCCGAGAATACAAAATTCATTGTCGTATTGTGTGCAGTGCTACTGGGCAGTGCTTTAATGGCAGGACTCGGTGATAAACCATCTACGTCTGAAATGGCGCAAGAAGAAAAACAAGCACCAGAAATTACTGAAAATACAGGATAAAAAAAGCCACTCAACCCCAGAGAGAGTTTGAACCTAGGGAAAAGTGACTATAAGCCTGTTTACTAAGTGGAGATCAGTAAAACTTCAAGCGGGGGCAATACTAACACAAAATGCCCCGAACTGAGGCTTAATCTCGACCATTTTCAGCGTAATAGCAGTGTCGGAATTCGCGCCAGACGCAGCAACTCATTGGTTTTGCTACCAAACAGCCAACTGCGCCACGCCGAATGCGCATACGCGCCCATGATCAACACGTCGATATTGCGTTCCTGCACTTGCGCGGCAATCACCTGTTGCGGATCGCCCGCCAACAACGCGGTATGCGCTTCAAACCCTGCCGCTTCCAGCGTGGTTTTCGCCCACTCCAACTGTTTGCGCAAGCCTTTGCCCGCTTCGCCGGAAGTAATCACATGAATCGGCAAACCCACAAATAACGGGCAAGCCGTAATCAGTTCCACGCCTTTGCGCGACAAACCGCCACCGTCAAACGCAATCATTACCCGTTCCGGCACTTTGAAATCGTCGGTGATCGTTAGGATCGGGCGGTGCAAGGCACGCACCACGTTTTCCACATTGCGCCCTAAGTCGCGCTGGGTGGTTTCCGCCGATTGCCCGCGCCGACCGAGAATGAACATGCGCACCGCGTCTTCCTGTTCGATCAGCGTATCGGTCAATGCACCGTGGCGTTGGCGCATGTCGGGGGCTTCCACTCCAGCGGCAATGGCACGCTCCCGCAAGCGATTCAGGAAGACGCGCCCCTGTTCACGCGCTTGCTTGCTGAACGCGGCATCTTCCGCCGACAATTCTTGCAGCAACAGGTTTTGCGCATCCATCCCAATCGCGCCGCTGTGGTCGTGATTGTGGCGTGAACGTTCGGGGTGACGATCCAGAATATGCAGGAATTCCAACGGCAAACCCATGCGGGAAGCTACCCACGCTGCATAATCTGCCACATGATTGGCGTAATGTGACTGGTCAACGCACGCCAAAATCTTGTTTTCAGGTTTCATGGGGGTTGCTCCTTAATGGCTTGCCAGCGGGTCGGTGGCATCGGCTTTGTCGTGCGTCCCGAAACGGTCAATCAAGGTAGCACTGGCTTCATTCAAACCGACCACCTCCACTTCCGTACCTTCACGACGAAACTTCACCACCACTTTGTCGAGCGCACCCACCGCCGTTAAATCCCAAAAATGCGCCCGACTGACATCAATTTGCACCTTATCCAGCACATCCTTGAAATCGAACGAGGCAATAAATGCATCGGCTGACGCAAAAAACACCTGCCCCACCACGTCGTAAACGCGCATCCGCCCCTCGTCTTCCGAACGCGATTTCACAAACATAAACCGCCCAATCTTGTTGGCGAAGAAGAAGCCTGACAGTAACACCCCGACCAATACGCCTTGCGCCAGATCATGCGTCGCCACCACCACTGCTACCGTAGCAATCATAGTGGCATTGAAACTTTTCGGGTGTTCACGCAATTTACGCACCGAATCCCAGTTGAACGTGCCAATCGACACCATGATCATCACCGCCACCAATGCCGCCATCGGGATTTGCGCCACCCAGTCGCCGATGAACACAATCATCAGCAGCAAAAATGCACCCGCCACAAACGTGGACAACCGCCCGCGCCCGCCAGATTTCACATTGATCACCGACTGCCCAATCATCGCACAACCCGCCATGCCACCCAGGAAACCCGTGGCAATGTTCGCCACGCCCTGCCCCACACACTCGCGTTTTTTATTGCTGGTGGAATCGGTTAAATCATCCACAATCGTCGCCGTCATCAACGACTCCAGCAAACCCACCACCGCCAGCGTTACCGACACGGGGAAAATAATCGTCAGCGTTTCCCAATTCAGCGGAATATCCGGCAACAAAAACACCGGCAGGCTATCCGGCAACGCGCCCATATCGCCAACCGTGCGAATCTCCAGCCCAAACGCCATCGCCACCGCGCTCAACACCACGATTGCCACCAACGGCGATGGCACGGCTTTGGTCACATACGGGAATAGGTAAATAATCCCCAAACCGGCGGCAACCATTGCATACACCAGCCAGCCATGCCCGACCAGCTCCGGTAATTGCGCCATAAAAATCAGAATCGCCAGCGCATTCACAAAACCAACAATCACCGCCCGCGACACAAAGCGCATCAGCAAATCCAAGCGCAGCATCCCCGCCACAATCTGCAATACGCCTGTGAGCAAGGTTGCCGCAAACAAATACTGCAAACCGTGATCTTTCACCAGCATCACCATGACCAAGGCCATTGCGCCCGTCGCAGCGGAAATCATCCCCGGACGACCGCCCGCAAATGCAATCACCACTGCCATACTGAACGAGGCATACAGCCCCACTTTCGGATCAACGCCCGCAATAATTGAAAAAGCGATGGCTTCGGGAATGAGTGCCAAAGCGACGACGAGTCCGGCAAGCAGGTCATTTTTGACATTGCCGAACCAATCCTGTTGGAGAGATTGCATACTGTAGTCCACGATTTGAAAATGAATTTATTGAGCGAGCGGCAACGAGCCTTGCTTTTCAATGCGGTAACGCCCATCTGCCTGTGGTGCTCCGGCAATCCAGCTTAAGCCTTGGCTTAATTGAGCGGCGGCGGTGGGAATAGGTTGGAGGTTGAGGGTAAGCTGGTATTGTCCATCGGGTTGCAGTTGCCCGGTTCCATCCAGTGTCAACGCAGCATCGGGCGCGGAACTCAACGTCAGTTGCTGCCCGCTTGCCTCATCCGCCGTCAATACCGCATTGTAATCACCGAATATCTGCGGCGATTGGGTAATGCCCGCCTGCTGCCAAGTCAGCGTGCCATTAGCCTGCGGGATGGAGCCTTGCGCCCAAGCCACATCGGTTAAAGCTGCCTGCAACTGCCCCCGCAATGGCGGGATTTGATAACGCTGTAAATACGGGGCTAAACTTTGCGCCGGAATATCGGCAAGCTTTACCTGTTCACACTGCACCGCGCCCGTCACGCCGAATGCGCAAGCGGCATCGAGCGTACCACCGGCAGCCCATTGTGCCTGCACGTTTACCGCTGCTTTACCGCGCAATAAGGCCAATGCCTGAAAATCCCACTGCACCTGACGCAACCGCATATTTTGCCAGACCACACTGTGCGCTGAACCCTGCCACAATGTGCCGCTAACCCCTTGTAAGGTAACGGGTAACAGTGTCGCTGCGCGTTGTGTTACCCAGTGTGCCGGTACTTGCGACACGGCGGTAATTAGAAAACTGGCTATCCCTGCCATCACGAGTACGCGCTTTTTCATCGCTTTAACTGAATCTCCGCATCCACCAGACCGCCTTTATCGGTGGGTTTCAAAGTCATGCTGACGGCATACGCGCCGTATTCGCGTTCTAAATGCGCCAAAAACCGCACCACTGCGTCAAACGGTTTGCCGGTTAAGGTCAGGCCGACCGCATTTTCATCTTTTTCCTGACTATTGCTGCCCGCGCCATCCAATTGGTATTGCGCCAATAAACCGGCAACAGCGGCATACAAGTTTTCACCACTGGCGGATGCCGCAGGTTTGCCCCGTGCCTGCATAATGGTGTCGCGCTGCTGCTGCATTTTTTGTTGCACTTCACGCGCTGTAGTTAAATCGTGTTGCAGCAATTGGTAATGGCCTAGCAATGCCTTGCCCAGCGTTAACCACAACAACATTGCCGCGACTAGCACCCCGGCAAGCGTGACCCAAAGGCGTTCGCGCTCGTTGAGATTTTGCCACCACACTTTCATGGCTTATCCCCCAAAGTCAGGCTGGCTTTAATGGTATCGCCGCTGCGTGAAGATTTCAGGGCAACGCCCTCACCCAAAGCGGCGCGTAAGTTATCCACCGCTTGCTGTTCTTTGGCTTGCAGGGTCACTGACACGCTCCCCGCTTGGGTTTGAATCGCATCCACACTCAAGCCCGCATTACTCGCAAACGCTTGGGCAAATGTCGCTAACGGTTGTAACGCGCTGCGCTGGGTTTGCGTTCCGCCCTTGCCTTTCACCGCCAGTAATGCCGAGTCGAAACGCAACGATAACGCCCGCACATCCACATTGTTTTGTTCTGGAAATAGCTCACTAAACAGGCTCAGGTTTTGCGCGTCCAGAGCGGCTAATTGCTGCTGCATCCGGTAAATGTGCAAACCGTAAGTGCTGAACCCCAATACCACCGCTACCGCCGTCAGCACGGCGGCTAATCGCCACCGCCGCCATTGTTCACGGCGCGTTGCGGTGTGTTCACTTTGCAAACCGCGCAATAAATTCAACGGCATCGCACTATTCAGGCTGCTGGCGTGCAGTTGTTCGGTGTGAATTTCCGGGATCAGGGTAAACGCCTCATCCGCCTGCCACATTTCCGGCTGATCCGAATACCAGCGCACCCGCACCGGCGCGGGATACGTCGTCCGTAAATTCGCCAATACCAATGGTAACGCACTGCGATTACAGCTAAACCCCGCCAACTCGCCGGTACGCACCCACACATGATCGCCTTGTTGCCACAGCGTCAATAATTCCGCTTCCCACGGCAACGCGAATACATCCGGTAAAATCGTGCTGGGGCGTAATCCGCGCTGGGTTAAGGCATTTTGCCATGCGTGCAACCGCTCACGTGCCACAATCGCCGCATCAATCAGGGGCGAATCACGCCGCGCTTGCCACACGATATGCTGATTTTCCGCATCGTCGGCTAATGCCTCTTCGAGTGCGTAAGGCACGGCTTGCTGCAACTGGCGTTGATTGCGGGTATTAATCGTAGTTTGGGTTAATAACACCTCACGCGCGGGGATCAATAACACCACGGTTTGCCCCTGAGCTAGGGGTAAAAGCGTGTCCCAACTGCCGTGCTGCCAATCGGCAACCGCGCCAGTGAGCAAGGCCCAAGCCGGTTCGACATCATCAGGATTTTGCAGGCGTATTACTAGCATCGTCAGTCGCTGGTGGTTTAGGGTCATCAACCCGTTGAAATTGGCGCATTATGACACGGATGGGTTTGTTCGGCGCACGAAAAAATACGCTATTAAGGTGGACTCGCGCCCTGCCCATACGTACCTCACCTTGCAAACGGAAATACTGCGAAGACACCCCCAACAACAGCTTTTGCTCTGAGGTTAAACTGGCTTTGTCGGCTAAATCCTGCGCGGTTTCGTAGGGATCGGTTTCACGCTCACTCAAAATCAACTCGGCTTGCTGACTACTCAAACCCAACGCTTTTAACACCTCGGCACTCGCGGTATTCGCATTCACCGTTGTCACCGTCGCCTGCACTGGCAAGGTCGTAACCATTGCCTGTAAACGTTGCAACGCGGCAGTTTTATCCTCATTCGGCAATTCCAAACGCAGCAAACGTAGTTCACTCACGTCGCTAAACGCCATATTCGCCGCACGGTACGGTATCGGGCTGGACAAGTAATAATCGCTTTCTGCACCTTCACTGTCGAAAATCACTTCATTTTTATCCAGCCAATCCACCACTGCGGAAGCAAAACCGACGGGCAATTCAGCCGCTGATACCACCCGTTGCAACGCAATCTGCTGATCCGGGCGGAGCAAACCCTCCTCATTAATCACATTATTGAGGTTGTAACGCCCTTGTAAATCCTCCAACTTGCCGCTGAATTCTCCTACTTTCACCCCGCTGCCCTCCTCAATTGGCAAACTCGGCAAAACGGTTGCCCAACCTTCATTCAACGCATCGTATTGATTGGATTTTGCGTCACGTTGCAATTCCATCCCCACGAATTGCTCCAGCGACAAAGCGTATTGCCAAGCACGTTCTAATGACTGGTAATTATCCTGCTGACGCACCGCACGACTTTGCCGCGCAAAAATGACCGCAGCTAAGGTCATCACCAACGCCACCATCACCAATACGGTGAGAATCGCGATACCGCGTTGCGGTTTACGGGTCGGGGCTAAGTTTCTTGGCATTCGGTGCTATTGGCGGCAAGCGTTCAGACAATCGCCGACCTTTTCCCTCATTCAAACGGTAATCGTAAATCGTAGTGTAGGCCATCACCGCCTGCACGTAATCACGGGTTTCGGTAAACGGAATGCTTTCCACCCATTGATCCGCACTCAAGGTTTGGCGCG encodes:
- a CDS encoding type II secretion system protein N, which codes for MKKRVLVMAGIASFLITAVSQVPAHWVTQRAATLLPVTLQGVSGTLWQGSAHSVVWQNMRLRQVQWDFQALALLRGKAAVNVQAQWAAGGTLDAACAFGVTGAVQCEQVKLADIPAQSLAPYLQRYQIPPLRGQLQAALTDVAWAQGSIPQANGTLTWQQAGITQSPQIFGDYNAVLTADEASGQQLTLSSAPDAALTLDGTGQLQPDGQYQLTLNLQPIPTAAAQLSQGLSWIAGAPQADGRYRIEKQGSLPLAQ
- a CDS encoding dicarboxylate/amino acid:cation symporter, translating into MSTTKLTLTAQVVIAMLLGITVGLLINVSGLNAAGSFVNEYIVNGLFKAVGTLFVNALKMLVVPLVLFSLICGVCGIGNLNTLGRVGAKSFVLYLLTTAIAVATAVIFGVTAGIGQGMQASTASTFTGKEAPPLLDVFTNIIPTNPIAAMANGEMLQVIFFAILAGVSILMVGKKAKPLVEGAELANEVMMKMVNIVMAAAPYAVFALIAKAMAELGFELLSVLVGYVLVLIAALVFHLFGTMMLLLKLLSGLNPLRFISKMRNVQVFAFSTASSNATIPVTLRTVTERLGVNNSVASFTVPLGATINMDGTAIMQGVATVFIAHVYGVDLSTSDYLVVIAMAVLASIGTAGVPGVGLIMLSMVFVQVGLPVEGIGLILGVDRLLDMMRTAVNVSGDAVVSVIVAKSEGKLDTSVYNDPTAGVTTGDIVLDETAERELAATVASTHSRKG
- the gspM gene encoding type II secretion system protein GspM; this translates as MKVWWQNLNERERLWVTLAGVLVAAMLLWLTLGKALLGHYQLLQHDLTTAREVQQKMQQQRDTIMQARGKPAASASGENLYAAVAGLLAQYQLDGAGSNSQEKDENAVGLTLTGKPFDAVVRFLAHLEREYGAYAVSMTLKPTDKGGLVDAEIQLKR
- a CDS encoding KamA family radical SAM protein, producing the protein MTQPIKMTANQLLASDHQKPFKVYAARHLERIPQVQALPANMRFEMQVIANVLPFRVNDYVLENLIDWGNIPDDPMFRLLFPQREMLAEDDFSLIADLIKRQAPAEQLAQAVETVRTKLNPHPAGQMELNVPIFHRERVQGLQHKYRETVLFFPSQGQVCHSYCTFCFRWPQFVGDKDLRFASKESDELLRYLKHHTQVSDILFTGGDPMVMKTANFEPYLRGLLKPGLEHVQTVRIGTKSLSFWPQRFVTDPDADDLLRLLESLVKAGKHVAIMAHYNHWRELDTPMAHEAIRRLRSTGAIIRSQGPLLNHINADAEVWAKMWREQVRLGIVPYYMFVERDTGAQHYFEVPLAKAWEIYRTAMRRVSGLARTARGPSMSASPGKIEIQGVTKIDGEKVFVLRFIQGRNPNWVQKPFFAKYDEQATWLNHLKPAFGAKQFFYEAEYADMIAHRQEILNELEGEC
- the sdhD gene encoding succinate dehydrogenase, hydrophobic membrane anchor protein; its protein translation is MNTTQNNRMKKAHRLGGIKAGQHHWWLQRVTAIALIPLTLWVVFSLASLIGQDYLTVKIWFTLPHHTVLSVLFIVTAAYHASLGLQVIVEDYIHHLGIKQAILITLRFLLILLGTLCTIVLLRLAFVS
- a CDS encoding universal stress protein, whose amino-acid sequence is MKPENKILACVDQSHYANHVADYAAWVASRMGLPLEFLHILDRHPERSRHNHDHSGAIGMDAQNLLLQELSAEDAAFSKQAREQGRVFLNRLRERAIAAGVEAPDMRQRHGALTDTLIEQEDAVRMFILGRRGQSAETTQRDLGRNVENVVRALHRPILTITDDFKVPERVMIAFDGGGLSRKGVELITACPLFVGLPIHVITSGEAGKGLRKQLEWAKTTLEAAGFEAHTALLAGDPQQVIAAQVQERNIDVLIMGAYAHSAWRSWLFGSKTNELLRLARIPTLLLR
- the purU gene encoding formyltetrahydrofolate deformylase, producing MTTPTTYILTVTCPAATGIVAAITGFLAAQQCYITEMAQYDDEMTQKFFCRIMFRPANTSSDAIDNIRQQFAVVAQQFTLSWLITNAARPTRVMLMVSKADHCLVDLLYRKHKGDLNMQVVCVVSNHTELRSVVEREGIRFICLPVDKTNKADQEARMLEIVAEMQAELVVLARYMQILSNDTCRKLEGMCINIHHSFLPGFKGARPYHQAYDRGVKLIGATAHYVTSDLDEGPIIEQSVERVDHTYLPDDLAALGRDLENSALAKAVRLHIERRVFVDGNKTVVFK
- a CDS encoding SulP family inorganic anion transporter, with the protein product MQSLQQDWFGNVKNDLLAGLVVALALIPEAIAFSIIAGVDPKVGLYASFSMAVVIAFAGGRPGMISAATGAMALVMVMLVKDHGLQYLFAATLLTGVLQIVAGMLRLDLLMRFVSRAVIVGFVNALAILIFMAQLPELVGHGWLVYAMVAAGLGIIYLFPYVTKAVPSPLVAIVVLSAVAMAFGLEIRTVGDMGALPDSLPVFLLPDIPLNWETLTIIFPVSVTLAVVGLLESLMTATIVDDLTDSTSNKKRECVGQGVANIATGFLGGMAGCAMIGQSVINVKSGGRGRLSTFVAGAFLLLMIVFIGDWVAQIPMAALVAVMIMVSIGTFNWDSVRKLREHPKSFNATMIATVAVVVATHDLAQGVLVGVLLSGFFFANKIGRFMFVKSRSEDEGRMRVYDVVGQVFFASADAFIASFDFKDVLDKVQIDVSRAHFWDLTAVGALDKVVVKFRREGTEVEVVGLNEASATLIDRFGTHDKADATDPLASH
- the nhaD gene encoding sodium:proton antiporter NhaD, translating into MKNPFRGWLLGLLLLVGWCSPLLAVASGGGSGGEAINLTGTGFGITALILFVFAYAVVIGEERLHMRKSKPVIVAAGIIWVLVALAYGQLGMQEQMTAILDHNLLEYGELFLFLLAAMTFINTLEERNLFAALRSWLVSKGFSLYWIFWITGVMAFFISPVADNLTTALLMAAVLMAVAADKPAFVAMGCINLVVAANAGGAWSPFGDITTLMVWQAGLVKFGEFFALFIPSLLNWFIPALIMSFFIEKGKPAAVSDHEEVKQGGFIILGLFIATIATAVVFHNSLHLPPVLGMMTGLGVLQLYGWYLKVSDHNPGNDTEEGVGRFDIFNQVQRAEWDTLMFFYGVILCVGGLGAFGYLAMVSELLYTDMGVTWANVMIGLLSAVVDNIPVMFAVITMHPDMSHGQWLLVTLTAGVGGSLLSIGSAAGVALMGQARGVYTFGSHLKWTWAVALGYIVSIWAHLWINAALM